The following are encoded together in the Actinoplanes sp. N902-109 genome:
- a CDS encoding DNA polymerase ligase N-terminal domain-containing protein yields the protein MPDRPAFVLHDHRKPRPHFDLRLEEDGVLRSWALPRGLPVDPARNRLAVAVPDHDLDHLTYTDHEKFIADLGWWEQEDRNAKRILFVLHGRATVHRYALIHTDGKNWLAHLTKDQPGS from the coding sequence ATGCCCGATCGGCCCGCTTTCGTCCTGCATGACCACCGCAAGCCGCGGCCGCATTTCGACCTCCGGCTGGAGGAGGACGGGGTGCTGCGGTCCTGGGCGCTGCCCCGCGGCCTGCCGGTCGACCCGGCGCGCAACCGGCTGGCGGTCGCCGTACCGGATCATGACCTGGACCATCTCACCTACACCGACCACGAGAAGTTCATCGCGGACCTCGGGTGGTGGGAGCAGGAGGACCGCAACGCCAAGCGGATCCTGTTCGTGCTGCACGGCCGGGCGACGGTCCATCGGTACGCGCTGATCCACACGGACGGGAAGAACT